A genomic stretch from Bradyrhizobium sp. 195 includes:
- a CDS encoding ATP-dependent nuclease encodes MDAIEFAMNPRSYSIADDSDFYNLDYDQPIRVVVTVGGLPTEFTADDRYGMHLRGWNPETLSIEDEPRSGLEDVLSLRAIVDKTHEVRWSLHNDRIEADTEVDPPSVRHKDIASFATTRLGPYAERHLSWGRLSVLNRLGDDAEALRGQLADASRAARAAFAAGNPNAFEEIVRRAEYLSKQFGVPVRERYAAQLDVQGVNITASGISLHDGKLPLRRLGAGSSRLIVSALQHEAGGSHVALIDEIEHGLEPHRIARLLKHLSSPSTKESGADTQPQIFCTTHSPVVLRELTAGELWAVRCSNGKTKVQSISAAAKTNGVAQRHLRQEPGAFLAHRIVVCEGRTEQGLARGLDHYWAAKGELDSFAVKGAVAIDGHGNGSAPILADHLISLGYEVLLLLDTDEKVDDVVLQALKAKGVVVLEWPGGCSTEERMFLDLPWSVVIKLVAFAAECVTADSVKAQINRECKASDLSELAGLDLPATLNSTAFRAVLGRAAKNENRGWFKDITRGEQLAEILAPHLDQIADKPLSQGIALLRNWIDA; translated from the coding sequence TTGGACGCAATCGAATTTGCAATGAATCCCAGGTCTTATTCCATTGCTGATGATTCCGATTTCTACAATCTAGATTATGATCAGCCGATTAGAGTCGTCGTGACAGTTGGCGGGTTGCCCACCGAGTTCACTGCGGACGACCGTTATGGCATGCACTTGCGCGGTTGGAATCCCGAAACTCTGAGTATTGAGGACGAGCCAAGGTCAGGGCTCGAAGACGTCCTGTCCCTCCGAGCAATCGTCGATAAAACCCACGAAGTGCGTTGGTCGCTGCATAACGACCGCATTGAAGCGGACACCGAAGTAGACCCTCCCTCGGTGAGACACAAAGACATCGCTAGCTTTGCTACCACACGGCTCGGTCCGTACGCGGAACGCCACTTGAGTTGGGGCCGTCTATCTGTTCTCAATCGTTTAGGTGATGATGCCGAAGCCCTCCGAGGGCAACTGGCAGACGCAAGCCGTGCCGCCCGAGCTGCATTCGCGGCAGGAAATCCTAACGCTTTCGAAGAAATCGTTCGGCGCGCAGAATATCTGAGCAAGCAGTTTGGTGTTCCGGTGCGCGAGAGATATGCCGCTCAGCTGGACGTTCAAGGTGTGAATATCACGGCGAGCGGAATTTCCCTACACGATGGCAAGTTGCCTCTTCGGCGGCTCGGCGCAGGATCGTCGCGGCTGATCGTATCGGCACTCCAGCACGAGGCGGGTGGATCGCATGTCGCATTGATTGATGAAATCGAGCATGGGCTAGAACCTCATCGCATAGCGCGACTCCTTAAACACCTAAGTTCGCCATCGACAAAAGAATCGGGCGCTGACACACAACCACAGATATTTTGCACGACCCATTCTCCCGTAGTTCTCCGAGAATTGACGGCCGGAGAGCTTTGGGCCGTTCGTTGTTCAAATGGAAAAACGAAAGTCCAATCAATTTCGGCCGCAGCAAAAACCAATGGGGTTGCCCAACGACATTTGCGCCAAGAGCCGGGGGCGTTTTTGGCCCACAGGATCGTGGTCTGCGAGGGCCGCACCGAACAAGGCCTCGCGCGAGGGCTTGACCATTATTGGGCTGCGAAAGGGGAACTAGACTCTTTCGCCGTTAAGGGCGCTGTCGCCATCGATGGGCACGGCAACGGCAGTGCTCCCATTCTGGCTGATCACCTTATCAGCCTCGGCTATGAGGTTTTGCTGTTGCTCGATACCGACGAGAAGGTCGACGATGTAGTTTTGCAAGCACTGAAAGCCAAGGGTGTTGTCGTTCTTGAATGGCCCGGTGGATGCTCTACCGAGGAACGAATGTTCCTTGATTTGCCTTGGTCCGTAGTAATCAAACTCGTGGCGTTTGCGGCAGAGTGCGTTACGGCGGACAGCGTCAAGGCCCAAATCAATAGAGAGTGCAAGGCGAGCGATTTGTCCGAATTGGCTGGCCTCGATTTGCCCGCGACTTTGAACAGTACCGCGTTCCGAGCCGTCTTAGGGCGCGCGGCCAAGAACGAAAACCGCGGTTGGTTTAAGGACATCACGCGCGGCGAGCAGCTCGCAGAAATTCTAGCGCCCCACCTTGATCAAATCGCTGACAAGCCCCTTTCTCAGGGAATAGCTCTGCTTCGGAATTGGATCGATGCTTGA
- a CDS encoding UvrD-helicase domain-containing protein: MLEAAADSEIARAAVSVRLGSILAAAGCGKTEQIAIATLESPGRRLILTHSHAGVDVLRQRLKKLSVPRRRFRLETIAGWCLRYASSFPTRSGLQKFDPRAEGEWNEVYRSGAQLISSGAIDSVLSTSYSGVFVDEYQDCSLEQHNVVTALSRLLPVCVFGDPLQAIFDFKGQRPVDWATHVYPTFAKAGELTTPWRWKDNSTLAVWLKKMRRAIESRGEINLAGCPDCVRWEVLPVDPRYRTNKIVEVCKRTRGKVGDGTLVVIADAASIGARAHITQKLAKVGFSQIEPIGCTTLYNAAKQFENTQDMKHLMAVMKFIGDCMTGSSATPYLRAVEACRKGLRKGTAEFGSLIDLGVALLDDQTPSSRLALLEGFYGRDDAYCFRREMYHAMRAALLICISRPSCLLTNALWEVQSNARHAGRIVGRRCVGSTLLVKGLEFDHSVLIHAPSMTRKDWYVALTRASKTLTLLVPAQRFSLASDR; this comes from the coding sequence ATGCTTGAGGCGGCGGCCGACAGCGAGATTGCAAGGGCCGCCGTATCGGTTCGTCTCGGGAGCATCCTTGCTGCTGCGGGTTGCGGTAAGACTGAGCAGATAGCTATTGCCACACTAGAGAGCCCAGGTCGCCGGCTCATTCTGACGCACAGCCACGCAGGCGTGGACGTTCTAAGGCAGCGCCTCAAAAAGCTGAGTGTACCAAGACGCAGGTTCCGGCTGGAGACGATTGCAGGGTGGTGCTTGCGCTACGCATCGTCATTCCCTACGCGGTCTGGACTGCAAAAGTTTGATCCCCGGGCCGAGGGTGAATGGAACGAGGTTTATCGTTCAGGAGCGCAGCTTATTAGCAGTGGCGCGATAGATTCAGTGCTTTCGACTTCTTATAGCGGCGTTTTCGTTGACGAGTACCAGGATTGCTCGCTTGAGCAACACAACGTCGTGACGGCACTTTCAAGGTTGCTCCCAGTCTGTGTCTTCGGCGATCCACTGCAAGCCATCTTCGATTTCAAGGGGCAACGGCCGGTAGATTGGGCGACGCATGTTTATCCCACGTTCGCCAAGGCCGGTGAACTCACGACCCCATGGCGGTGGAAGGATAACTCGACGCTGGCTGTATGGCTGAAAAAGATGCGTAGGGCGATTGAATCGCGCGGTGAAATCAATCTTGCCGGATGTCCGGATTGCGTGAGATGGGAGGTTCTGCCTGTTGATCCGAGATACAGAACTAACAAGATTGTTGAAGTTTGTAAGCGTACTCGTGGCAAAGTCGGCGATGGGACACTGGTCGTTATTGCTGATGCCGCGAGCATCGGAGCGCGCGCGCATATCACTCAGAAGTTGGCGAAGGTGGGATTTTCCCAAATAGAGCCGATAGGCTGCACGACGCTTTACAATGCAGCCAAGCAATTCGAGAATACGCAAGATATGAAGCACTTGATGGCGGTGATGAAGTTCATTGGCGATTGCATGACCGGCTCCAGCGCAACGCCCTATCTGCGGGCGGTGGAGGCTTGCCGGAAAGGCTTGAGGAAAGGAACGGCGGAGTTTGGATCGCTAATCGATCTAGGAGTTGCCCTTTTGGATGACCAAACGCCATCGTCGAGGCTGGCGTTGCTCGAAGGATTCTATGGTCGTGACGATGCTTATTGTTTCCGACGCGAAATGTATCATGCGATGCGGGCCGCTCTGCTTATATGCATAAGCCGGCCTTCCTGCCTACTAACGAACGCTCTTTGGGAGGTTCAGTCGAACGCGCGACATGCCGGTCGAATTGTTGGGAGACGGTGCGTAGGCAGCACCTTGCTTGTGAAGGGGTTGGAGTTTGATCATTCAGTACTGATCCATGCGCCGAGCATGACCCGAAAGGATTGGTACGTGGCGCTCACGCGAGCCAGTAAGACGTTGACCCTTCTCGTGCCTGCTCAACGATTTTCGTTGGCTTCCGACCGATAA
- a CDS encoding recombinase family protein: MSNKAFFYIRVSTAQQGRSGLGIEAQRQALQHFVRAEGIEVLGEYVEVETGKGTDALERRPQLKAALASARKHRCHIAVSKLDRLSRDVHFISGLMAHKVPFWVAELGSDVDPFVLHLFAALAEKERALISTRTRQALAAAKARGVALGNPRLHLARRSAVETVTASADKFAANVLPIIREAQKAGATTLRDIAAVLNARGVATARGGLWHATSVSNILERA, encoded by the coding sequence ATGTCAAATAAAGCGTTCTTTTATATCCGGGTATCTACTGCGCAGCAGGGCCGCTCCGGTCTAGGGATTGAAGCACAAAGGCAAGCACTGCAGCATTTTGTCCGAGCCGAGGGAATCGAGGTCCTAGGCGAATATGTTGAGGTCGAGACCGGCAAGGGTACGGACGCGCTGGAGCGACGGCCTCAGCTCAAAGCCGCTCTTGCATCGGCCAGGAAGCACCGATGCCATATTGCTGTTTCCAAGCTGGATCGGCTGAGCCGCGATGTGCATTTCATCAGCGGCTTGATGGCTCATAAGGTGCCCTTTTGGGTCGCTGAGCTTGGGTCAGACGTGGACCCCTTCGTGCTGCACCTGTTTGCCGCCCTCGCCGAGAAGGAACGCGCGCTTATCAGCACACGGACCCGGCAGGCTCTCGCGGCAGCAAAGGCTCGTGGGGTGGCGCTTGGAAACCCAAGGCTCCACCTAGCCCGTAGGAGCGCAGTGGAGACGGTGACGGCCTCGGCTGACAAGTTCGCCGCCAACGTTCTACCCATCATCCGCGAAGCCCAGAAGGCGGGCGCTACCACGCTGAGGGACATTGCAGCTGTACTAAACGCCCGAGGGGTCGCCACGGCTCGCGGTGGTCTGTGGCACGCCACGTCCGTTAGCAACATCCTTGAGCGGGCGTAA